A stretch of DNA from Granulicella pectinivorans:
GCTTGAAGAGGTCATCTGGGTGATGCCTGCAATACGGCCAAACTGACGCTCCAGTGGCGTCGCCACGGAGGACGCCATCACCTCGGGGCTTGCTCCCGGTAACTGGCTCGCGACTGTGATTGTAGCCAGGTCGAACTGAGGCAGAGAAGCTACCGGGAGAGCGCTGAAAGCCATGCCGCCGGCAATCAGAATCGCAACGGCCATGAGCGTCGTAGCTACAGGTCTCTCGATGAAGAACGCCGTGATGTTCATAGCTGCTCCGCCGTGGCTGGCTTGCTCAGCATGACTCTGGGTTGGCGGGCGAAACGCTGGGCGAGCCGGTCGAAGAATACATAGATGACGGGTGTCGTGTAGAGCGTTAGAACCTGACTCACGAGGAGGCCACCCACCATCGCGATACCAAGAGGCCGACGAAGCTCAGAACCGATTCCTGTTCCGAAGGCCAGCGGAAGGCCGGCGAAGAGCGCGCACAGCGTCGTCATCATGATGGGCCGAAAGCGCAACAGCGACGCCTGGAAGATTGCCTCTTCAGCGTTCATGCCGTGATTGCGTTCTGCGTCGAGTGCGAAATCCACGATCATGATGCCGTTCTTCTTGACGATGCCAATCAGAAGGATGATGCCGATGATAGCGATGACATCGAGGTCCTGATGAAAGAGTCGCAATGCGAGCAGCGCGCCCACGCCCGCCGAAGGCAACGTGGAGAGAATGGTGATGGGGTGGATGAAGCTCTCATACAAGATGCCGAGCACGATGTATACCGCCATGAGAGCGGCAAGGATGAGAAAGACCTCGTTGCGCCCAATGGTTGTGTACGCGGCGGCTGTACCTTGAAAGCTGCCGTCGATACTGGTGGGCATACTGAGCCCCTCTTTGGTTTTGCTAACCGCAGCAACGGCTTGGCTCAACGAGTATCCGGGTGCGACGTTGAACGAGATCGTGACCACGGGGAACTGACCTTGGTGGCTGATCGTCAGTGGCGATGCGCCCGTAGTGAAGCTGCTGATGGCGGAGAGTGGAACCGGGGTGGCTTGCGTGGGCGACGCAGTGGAGGAACTGGAAGACCCGCTGCTTCCGCTTTGCGTACTGGAGGAACTCTGGGTAGAAGATGCCAGCACCGAGTTGGGAGTGGAAGCAGACAGACCAGTGCTAGTAGACGCGCTGAGTGTACTGACTGTTCCGCTGGATGCGGCCGATGTGCGACCCGAGGTACTCTGCGATGACGAGCCGGAGCTCGAAGTGTTGCTTCCCTGAAAATAGATGCCGCTAAGGCTGTTTGGACTTGTCTGGAAGGTGGGTAACGCCTCAAGGATGACGTGGTACTGATTTGACTGTGTGTAAAGAGTGCTGATCTGCCGCTGCCCAAACGCATCATAGAGTGTCGAGTCGATCTGATCCGGCGTGATATTCAGGCGCGAAGCTGTAGCCCTGTCTATGACAAGATTCATGCTGACGCCGTTGTTCTGTTGGTCGGTGACAACATCCCTGACCTGAGGTAGCCTGCTAATTTCAGCTACCATCTTCGCCGTCCACACGTTCAGCTCTGAGCTGTCGGGGTCTTCGAGGGTGTACTGATACTGGGTGCGGCTGACGCGATCATCCACCGTCAGGTCCTGCACCGGCTGGAGATAGAGGTGTATGCCGGGAACTTGATCGACATGCTTCTGAAGGCGTGCGATCACTTCCGAAGCCGTGATGTGGCGTTCCGCAAGGGGCTTGAGATTGATCTGAATGCGCCCACTGTTCAGAGTGCTATTCGTGCCATCGGCACCTATGAACGAGGACAGACTGGCGACGGCGGGGTCCTTGAGAATGACATCGCTGAGCTGCTGCTGCTTGTGCGACATCGCTGGAAAGGAGATCGATTCAGGAGCCTGCGTAATGCCCTGGATAATCCCCGTATCCTGCGTTGGGAAGAAGCCCTTAGGGATTTCAATGTATTGAAAGACCGTGAGCAGCAAAAGAGAGGCGGCAACAAGCAACGTGGCGGTCTCGTATTGGAGAACCCACTTGAGGCTTCTTCCATAGGCGGCAATAATGCGCTTGAAGAGATCCTCTGTCCAGCGATAGAAGCGGTTTTGCTCGGAGTCGGGAGTATGGCGCAGCAGCCGTGAACTCATCATCGGGGTAAGCGTGAGCGATACGACTGCGGAGATCAGGATGGTGATGCTGAGGGTGACCGCGAACTCGCGGAACAGACGGCCCACGATGTCGCCCATAAACAGAAGCGGAATGAGCACCGCAATCAAAGATACGGTGAGCGAGATGATCGTGAATCCGATCTGTTCGGCCCCCTTGAGGGCGGCTTCCAGCGGATTCATCCCTTCTTCTAAATAGCGTGAGATGTTCTCAATCATCACGATTGCATCATCGACGACAAAGCCAGTCGAGATCGTGAATGCCATGAGGGTTAGATTGTTGAGGCTGTATCCCAGCAAGTGCATGACGCTGAAGCTACCGATGAGCGATAGTGGCACCGCTACCGTGGGAATGATAGTCGCGGTGAAGCTTCTCAGAAAGACGAAGATCACGAGGATGACGAGGCCAATGGTGAGAGCCAACTCGAACTCAACGTCCTTCACGGATGCGCGGATCGTGTTACTGCGATCAGTCAGGACTTCGAGCTTCACCGAAGCAGGCAAGCCGCTCTTCAGCTTGGGAAGAAGTTTCTCGATTGAGTCGACGACCTCAATCGTATTGGCCCCTGGCTGGCGCTGGATATTTACGATGACTGCTGGCGTTCGGTTCTTCCAGGCAGCGAGCTTATTGTTCTCGATGCCATCCGTGATCCTGGCGACATCGCTCAGCATCACAGGATTGCCATTCTTGTAAGCGACCAATACATCTCGATACCCGGCACTCGAAAGGAGTTGGTCGTTGGCATTGATCTGGAAGTTCTGGGCAGGCCCGTCAAAGCTACCCTTGGCCGAGTTGACCGTCGTGTTTGTCAGCGCAGTACGCAGGTCCTCCATATCGATTCCATAGGACGAAAGAGCAACAGGGTTCGCTTGAATGCGAACTGCTGGTTTCTGCCCTCCGCTGATGGTTACGAGACCCACACCGTTCAACTGCGAGATCTTCGGCGCGAGTCGCGAGTCAACCAGATCTTCCACCTGCGAGAGAGGAATGCTGTCGGAGGTCAGTGCCAGCGTCAAGATAGGAGCATCCGCCGGATTGGACTTGCTATACACCGGGGGCACGGGCAGGTCGGTCGGCAGGTATCCATTCGCCGCGTTAATCGCAGCCTGTACCTCTTGTTCGGCCACGTCGATATTGAGGTTCAGCGAGAACTGTAGAACAATGACCGAGCTGCCATCCGAGCTCGTCGAAGTCATCTGCGTCAGGCCCGCAACCTGCCCGAACTGACGTTCCAGCGGCGCGGTCACTGCTGAACTCATCACCTGTGGGCTGGCACCGGGATAGAACGTCAGCACCTGAATGGTTGGGTAGTCCGCTTCCGGAAGCGCAGAGATGGGAAGCTCGGTGTACGCAATAAGGCCGAGGATCAGAATTGCCGCCATGAGGAGTATGGTGGCGATCGGCTTGAGTATGAAGATACGGGATGGGCTCAAAGAAGGCTCTCAGCCTGGTTCTTGTTTGCCTGCCGAATGGAGGATTGCGCG
This window harbors:
- a CDS encoding efflux RND transporter permease subunit, producing MSPSRIFILKPIATILLMAAILILGLIAYTELPISALPEADYPTIQVLTFYPGASPQVMSSAVTAPLERQFGQVAGLTQMTSTSSDGSSVIVLQFSLNLNIDVAEQEVQAAINAANGYLPTDLPVPPVYSKSNPADAPILTLALTSDSIPLSQVEDLVDSRLAPKISQLNGVGLVTISGGQKPAVRIQANPVALSSYGIDMEDLRTALTNTTVNSAKGSFDGPAQNFQINANDQLLSSAGYRDVLVAYKNGNPVMLSDVARITDGIENNKLAAWKNRTPAVIVNIQRQPGANTIEVVDSIEKLLPKLKSGLPASVKLEVLTDRSNTIRASVKDVEFELALTIGLVILVIFVFLRSFTATIIPTVAVPLSLIGSFSVMHLLGYSLNNLTLMAFTISTGFVVDDAIVMIENISRYLEEGMNPLEAALKGAEQIGFTIISLTVSLIAVLIPLLFMGDIVGRLFREFAVTLSITILISAVVSLTLTPMMSSRLLRHTPDSEQNRFYRWTEDLFKRIIAAYGRSLKWVLQYETATLLVAASLLLLTVFQYIEIPKGFFPTQDTGIIQGITQAPESISFPAMSHKQQQLSDVILKDPAVASLSSFIGADGTNSTLNSGRIQINLKPLAERHITASEVIARLQKHVDQVPGIHLYLQPVQDLTVDDRVSRTQYQYTLEDPDSSELNVWTAKMVAEISRLPQVRDVVTDQQNNGVSMNLVIDRATASRLNITPDQIDSTLYDAFGQRQISTLYTQSNQYHVILEALPTFQTSPNSLSGIYFQGSNTSSSGSSSQSTSGRTSAASSGTVSTLSASTSTGLSASTPNSVLASSTQSSSSTQSGSSGSSSSSTASPTQATPVPLSAISSFTTGASPLTISHQGQFPVVTISFNVAPGYSLSQAVAAVSKTKEGLSMPTSIDGSFQGTAAAYTTIGRNEVFLILAALMAVYIVLGILYESFIHPITILSTLPSAGVGALLALRLFHQDLDVIAIIGIILLIGIVKKNGIMIVDFALDAERNHGMNAEEAIFQASLLRFRPIMMTTLCALFAGLPLAFGTGIGSELRRPLGIAMVGGLLVSQVLTLYTTPVIYVFFDRLAQRFARQPRVMLSKPATAEQL